The nucleotide window ATTCGGCCGCCGAAACGGGTCAGGCCTTCTCTTCAATCAATTCCCGCCGGGCGCCCGTAAGCAGCTGTTCGACGAAGGCCGTTGAATACACGCCGCGGCGGAAATTGGGATCCTGCATGATCGCCTGTTGGAAGGAGATGGTCGTCTTGATGCCCGAGATCATGTATTCGCCAAGGGCGCGGCTCATCTTGTCCATGGCTTCGCGCCGGTCGCGACCGTAGGTGATGAGCTTGCTGATCATTGAATCATACGTGGGCGGGATCGTGTAACCGGCATAAGTGTGGGTATCCACCCGCACGCCGCGGCCGCCCGGTTGATAATACATTTCGATGCGCCCAGGACTGGGCCGAAATTCGTCGAAGGGATCCTCGGCGTTGATGCGGCACTCGATCGCATGCCCCTTGAACTGGATGTCGCTCTGCGTGTGTTTCAACGGCTCGCCCATTGCGATCATGATCTGGTAACGCACCAAATCGATGCCGGTGACTTCTTCAGTGATCGGATGCTCGACCTGAATGCGCTTGTTGACCTCAAGGAAATAGTAATTGCCCTGTTCATCCACGATGAACTCGACCGTGCCAGCATTGGTGTAATTCGCCACCTCGGCGATTTTGACGGCCGCCTTGCCCATCTTCTCCCGGAGCTTCCGGAATTTGTTCTCGATCAGCGGCGAGGGCGTCTCTTCCACCACCTTTTGGTTGCGGCGCTGAATGGAGCAATCGCGTTCCCCAAGATGAATGATGTGCCCCTTTTGATCGGCGAGAATCTGAAACTCAATGTGGTGGGGATTCTCGATGAATTTTTCGATGTAAACACCCGAATTACCGAAGGCCTTTTCCGCCTCGGTGCGCGCCGTGTGAAAACCTTTCACCAGCGAAATATCGTTGTGCGCCGCGCGCATGCCGCGACCGCCACCGCCGGCCACCGCTTTGATCATGACCGGATAGCCAATGCGTTTGGCGACAGTCAGCGCATCCTGCTCGCTCTCGACCAACCCTTCAGAACCCGGAGGCAACGGCACGCCGGCCTTCTTGGCCAGGGCGCGGCTGATCGCCTTGTCCTCCAAGGCATTCATGGCCCTCGGTCCCGGTCCGATGAAGCGAATGTTGCAACTTTCGCAAACCTCCGCGAAGTGGGCATTCTCCGACAAGAAACCGTAACCGGGATGAATCGCGTCCACGTCGGCGATTTCCGCCGCGCTGATGATGCGATCAATGCGCAGGTAGCTCTCGCTGGCCGGCGCTTTGCCGATGCAAATCGCCTCGTCAGCAAGCTGGACGTGCATCGAGTTGACATCCGCCTCGGAATAGACGGCGACCGTGCGGATGTTCAACTCCTTGCAGGCACGGATGATGCGGACGGCAATCTCGCCACGATTGGCGACTAGAACCTTTTCAAACATTCGGTTTGCCTGGGCTTTGGTGATCTGAGGTTGCGAAAGGCCGGGGTCAGAGGGGGCGCACTTTGAACATCGGCTGCCCAAATTCGACGGGCTTGGCGTTATCGATCAGGATTTCCGTGATGACGCCTTTCACTTCGGCTTTGATTTCGTTCATCACCTTCATGGCTTCGATGATGCAAACCACTGTGTCCGGCCCCACTTCCGTTCCGACTTCAACATAAGCGGCGGATTCCGGCGAAGGTGAACGATAAAACGTGCCAATCATCGGCGACTTGATCTCAATCCCGCTGCTGACCGGGGCGGGTGCCGCCGCGGCCGCACCGGGCGCAGCCGCGACCACTTGGGGCACGTAAGAGATTTGCGGGACATCGTCCCCCACCGCGACAGGCGCAGAGCCGCCGCTTCGCTTGAGTCGGATCTTGAAGCCTTCCTTTTCCATTTCGAACTCCGCAACGGAGTTCTTCTTCATCAAATCAATAATGGCTTTAATGTCCTTAAGGTCCACAGCGATTCCTCAAAGTTGGTTTTTTTGCCACAAATGTCCCCCAAGCAAAAAAGCAGAAGCCGAATTCGACTCTGCTTGGACACTTGTTTCAATTCGGGAGGAGTGTAACGGAGGCAAAACCGGCAGGTCAAGCTCGGCGTGAGGCGGCACCCTCACCAAATCGAAGGCATATAATCCCAAAAAACCTCTCACTTTGACTTTTCGATAACGATAACAGCCGCAAAAAGCCCTAAAACGTAAGATTCGGCCCCAAACCCACCAATCACTCCGCGACACACGGGAGCAATCAACGATTCCCGGCGAAACTCCTCCCGGGCATGGACGTTGGACAAATGAATTTCAATCGTCGGCACAGCGACCGCCGTGATCGCATCACGAATGGCGACGCTAGTGTGGGTGTAAGCCGCAGCATTGAAAACGATAACGTCAAAGCTACCCTTGGATTGCTGAATCCACGTGACCAATTCCCCTTCAATATTCGACTGACGGAACTCAATTTCGACCCCCCTTTCAGCCGCCACCCGCCGCACTTTGGCCTCAATGTCCGCCAAAGTCAGACTGCCATAGACCCCGGGCTCGCGTTGCCCGAGCAGATTCAAGTTTGGCCCGTTTAGAAAGAGAACTTTCATGGCAAAATGCTAGGTGTCGGCGTTCGGGTTGTCGAACCTTAAGCCGGCTTGGGCCAGGAGCCATCCCGCCAAGGCAAACCAACACCAGGCGGTTGCTGGAATGTAAAACCCGAACTCCAACGTGGCTTGGACTGCAAACCCCAGCAGCCCCAGCCACGTTCCAAAAACCAGCCAATCCCGAGACGCCCAAGCGGTCCGGGTCTTGAACAACACACCAACCACCAAAGCGGTGAACAACAAGCCGGCCAAAATGCCCGAGTCCGACGCCTGTTGGAGATAATCGTTGTGAACCAGGCGGGTCATTTCGGCATCGGGCGGTTTCACCGCTTCATATACGGTTGCAAAGGTTCCCGGCCCGCTACCCAGCAGGGGATGATCCCGGATGTTTAGCCATGCCGCCCGTGCGTAGTCGGCGCGCGCCACCACGCTGGTCGCGCCGCGCTGGAAAAAGCCCAGATAACGCGCCAGGAAGCCGGTCAGCCCCAAAACCAGAAAACCGGAGGCAATCATGATTTTAATCCGCCGCGACGTTGGCAGGCGAAACATGGCAATGACGGACAGAAACAAAGCAATCAGCCAACCGCCCTTTGACCCGGACCAAACGAGGCAGCCAAGCGCACCCAAACCGACGACGCCGGCCAGAAACCAACGGGCACCCGCCGTGATCCGGTTCTTTGCGACGGCAATCGCCCCAAGGACCACTGGCGTCAACAACAGCAACGCTCCCGCCAGGGAATTCGGATAAAACAGCGTCGCAAAAATACGATCGCTGTTCATCTTCTTCAAAAGGTCGGGCGACACCTCCTTCAACGTGGGATAAATGTAGGTGAAGAAATACACCCGTGACTCCTGAAGCCCGCCCCAACGTTGTTGCCATCCAGCCGCCAGCACGACCACGAACGCGCCGATGAGCCCCAGGAAAAATGGCCACGGTTTGCTCACCCGCCCCAGCACCAGCAGCCCCGCATAAAAGCAGCCCACACACGCAACAAGATGCAGCCAGGTGGGGTTGCTGACTTTGGCGTTCAAGGTCCAGACGACTGACAGCGTAACCCAGACCAACCAGGCCAACGGCAAAAGCAGCAACGGCAACGGCAAGCGTGCCGGACGACGGACTAAAAAAATGCCAATCAGCCCGATCACACAAAGCAATCCACGTCCGTAACGCGCTGGCCATGCCGTCAGGATCCATTCCCAGAAGCCGGTGGGGGTTGTCACCAGTTGCTCCAACACCGGCGGGTTGGGAAACTTCAACAACGCGAGCCCCAAAACCACGCCAAACAAGGCCAGGAAAAGGCGCAACACAACGGCATCGTCGATCTTGCCCGGGTTGTGAGAGGGCGCCATGGGCTCAGGTCAGAAGCTTAGTTCCAGCAACCCCACCTCCAACGCCAAGGCCTCCTGAACATTCGTGTGGAGCAGCCGTTGCGTGCGCTCGACCACGTGCAAATTATCCATGGATTGCGTGCTCGTCAGGCGCGCCGCCACCTCCTGCGACGCCAGGACCTGAGGAAAACTGAGCAGTTCCTTTTCCGCCCCCAAGGTCAGCAGCCATACGTCCCGAAGCCACCATTGCAAGACGCCCAGCCAGTCGTTGCGTTGTCGGCGGTATTCGGCTTCGACGGCGGCATTGAGTTCATCTTCCCACTTTTCGCGCAGCGCCTTGTCCGCATCGGCGTATTTTCCCAACGGCGATCTCGCCGAGACGGTTTCTTTGACCGTTTCCCGCATGACATTCAATTCCTGCAAGAGCGAGCCCAGCAATTGATAGCGGGCCAGCAGGCTCTTCTGCTCGCGCGCCGCCAGTTGGGCAAACCGCTCCAGCCAGTCCATTTGCGCCGGCCCAAAGCGCTTCGTCCCATCACCGCCGAAGTTCAAACGCAGACAGCGGGACTCAATCGTTTCCAGAATTCGATCCGGTTCGGTGGTGGTCAGGATGATGATGGAACGCGCCGGTGGCTCCTCCAGTGTTTTTAGAAATGCGTTGGCGGAACCGGTGTTCAGGCGGTCGGCGGCGACAACCACCGCGACTTTCCAGACAGCCTCGGTCGGCTTGAGATTGATTTGGTGCATCAGATCGCGCATCTGCTCCACGCCGATGAGACGCGATTTTGATTCCGGCCGCACCCAGTGCACATCGGGGTGATTTCCATCCTCAATTTTGCGGCACGCCAGGCAGGCATCGCAGCAATCCAGCGCCGCCCCGTTCGCCGCGCGCTGAACCGGTTGCTGGCAGTTGAGGGTTTTGGCCAGTTGCCGGGCCAGGGCTTCGAGATCATCAAGCTCCGTCCCGCCGAACAAATAGCCATGCGCCAAACGGCCGCGCTCAAGCGAGCGCTGCAACAGTTCAACTCCATGTCTGCCCTGTGGATAATCCTTAAATGCCATAACTAAACTGAAATCGACCAGCGCGCCGCCGCGCTTTTCCCGACCGCGGAATCCGTTGCCACTTCAGCGCTTGAACGAACGGGCAACATCACCCGCAACCGGGCGCCCCACCTTCTTCGCTGCCGTTGAACCGGCGGTCAACCTGTCAAGTTGCGCCGCCCAAGCTGCGGCATCCAGCGGCAATTCAACGGTTCGGTCTTGCAAGGACGAATACACAATCGCGTTCGCCAGTTCCACCGCGTGAATCCCGTCCTCGCCCGGCGCCATCAGTGGCTCGCCGTGCAGGATGGCGTTGACGAAGTTCTGGAGCAACACCGCATGCGGTTGGGGCGCGTTTGCAAACGGCACCTCCCGGGTTGTGGCCCCCGGCCGGCCAAATGCCTGGTCGGTGGACCGGCTGAATGCAACCGCATCGCAATCATTCTCCGTCAACCACAGCTTGTCCTCCTCCAAGCGCAGGCGCCCGCAGGTGCCGGAGATTTCGAGCCGGTTCGTTCCCGGCGCTTCGCCCGTGCTGGCGACAAAGGTTCCCGTCGCGCCGTCGGCCCACTCCAGGCAAGCCGTAACGTCGTCCTCCACTTCAATGTCATGAAAACGGCCAAAGTGGCAAAAGCCACGGACGCGGGCGGGCATGCCAACCAGCCACTGAAGCAGGTCGAGGTTGTGCAGCGACTGGTTCAACAGCACCCCGCCCCCTTCTCCGCGCCAGGTGGCCCGCCACGCACTGCTTTGGTAATAGGCTTCAGGCCGGAACCAGTCAGTGTTGATCCAGCTCACGCGCACCAACGAGCCGAGCGCACCGGATTGCAGCAATTCGCGAATCGCCTGATAACGCGGCTCGGCGCGCAATTGTGACATCACGCTGAATACACATCGGGAGTTTTTTTGATGCGCGGTGATGAAGCGTTCGGCGTCCGCCTTGTGCGCGGCGACCGGCTTTTCCACCATTACATGCAACCCTGCCGCCAGCGCGGCCATTCCGATTTCGGAATGCTGCCAGTGCGGGGTGGCAATCAAGACCGCGTCCACCAGCCCGGAATGAATCAGCTGGTCCGCGTCGTCGAACGCGGCGGCTGTTTTGAAATCCGCGCGCACGGCTGGCTGGCGCGAACAAATCGCCACCAGCTCACACTGCGAAACCCGGCCCGCGCGCACGTTACCGGCGTGAAACCGGCCGATATTGCCCATCCCAATGATGCCCAAACGAACGGTTTTCATTGCTTCAAGCCAGCCACAAGGTCAGCAGCGGCGCCCAAATCAAGCTTGGCAGGTAATCTGCCACTTCGACCCGCCTCACTTCGAAGATGAGCAACGACACGGCAAAGATCAGCAAGCCGACCGTCGCGTTGACCGGATCAACCAAATGATGCGCGCTCAACCAAGGCAACGCCAACAACCCGACCGCCAGGGAAATCGTCCCTTGAAATGCCAGCACGGGTAAAGCGGATAAAGCAACGGTCCACCCGAACAATGCGACGAAGCTGAACGCAGCCAGCCCGTCCATCACCGCCTTGATCAACAACGGCAGCGGTCCCGCACCAAGCGACTCGGAAATGGCGCCAAGGATTCCCAACGGTGCCGCGCAAAACAATGCGGAACAAACGTTGACCCCGTCGGAATACCCCCCTCCCCGACCAGGGGTCGCGGCCGCAATCCGACGACGAGCGAACTGACCCAGACGATTGGAAAGCTTTTGAAGCTGCAAAAGACGCCCGACCACTTTGCCAAGCACCATCGCGAGCAGAACGACGGCAAGTTGCCACAGGATATGTCCCGGTGTGCCGTTAAGGCTCTTCCATGTCAACCACACCCCAGCAAAAGCCGCGGCCGCCCCCAAAACCGCCTTCAGGAAGAACTGATTCTCCACCGAAAACGGCCGCTTCCGCAGGCACCCCACACCCGTCCCGAGAACAATTGCCCCCGAATTGATGAGGGTCCCCAGCAAGAGCAACGCATTCACGAACCTACTGAAGCAATACCAAGTGTCGGTTCAAAGCGTAAAATGATTTTGTCCTGAATGCGATTCGGGGAAATTTCGCCATTGCATTTCTAGCCAACCACCGGCAATGTTTCCGCCCCTCGGTCGGGGCGTAGCGTAGCCTGGCTAGCGCGCTTGTTTCGGGTACAAGAGGTCGTGAGTTCGAATCTCACCGCCCCGACCATTTTTCCCTAGGGTTTTCGAGAAAACGCTAGAAATCCTCACGAAATCCTCACACAATAGCCGACATGAGCAAGAAGCGCATGTCGTTCCCCATGGACGTGCCGAGCGGGTCGGTCACGGTCAAGATCTACAAGGTCCGCAACAAGGTTTACCTCAAGAAATCCAAGTCGGGCCGGGTTGTGAAGGCGAAACGGTTCGGCTACACGGTGTCGTATTTCGCAGGCAACAAGCGGTGCTGGAAAATGTTCGCAGACTTCCAAGACGCTTACAATCATGCCAAATCACAGGCGGACAAACTTTCCCAAGGCGAGCATGACGCCCTCCGGCTCGGCGCAGAGGAGGCGCGGGCCTACGTCAATTGTGAGATGCTGGCCAAGGCGACCGGCCTCCCGCTCGAAGTGCTGGTGAAGGATTACATCGAGGCGTGGACCGTCCTCGGCGGGCGCGCCACCCTGCCGGAAGCCGCCCGGGAATACGTGCAGCGCCACGGGCATATCAAGGTGAAGAAGACCGTGCCGCAGGCCGTGGAGGAAATGATCGCCCAGCGCGAAAAGGACGGCACGAGCGACGCCTACCTGAAGGTGCTCAAGGTTTACCTCGGTCAGTTCAAGGAGAAGATCGCATGCAACGTGGGGTCGGTGACGACCGCCATGCTGACGGGATACTTCCGCGAGCTGCCGGTGTCGCCGCGCAGCAAGAATAACGCACGGGCGACCATCGGGGCGTTCTTCAAGTTCTGCAAGGAGAACGGCTGGCTGCCGCGTGACCATGAGGGCATCGCCAACGTGCCGAAGTTCAAGGACCGGGGCTCGGAGGTCATCGAGATTTATGCGCCGAAGGAACTGGTGGAAATCCTCACGGTAGCGCGTGAGGAAATGATGCCCTTCCTGACCATCGGGGCGTTCGCAGGGCTGCGGACGGCGGAGATCGAGCGGCTGGACTGGTCGGAAGTGCATCTGAAAGACAAAGAGCCGTTCATCGAGATCAAGGCGGCGAAGGCGAAGACGGCGAGCCGGCGGCTCGTGCCGGTCTCGGCGAATCTGGCGGCGTGGCTGGATAAACGGCAGAAGGAACACGGCCGCGTGTGGGGCTATGAGAACTCTGCCAAGCAGATTGCCTGGCTGATGGAGGATGTGACGGAGGCGCGGGCGATGGCGGCCATCCATAGGGCCGCGGAAAAGGCCGGCGGCAAGCGCTGGACGCAGGAGGAACTGGACGCAGCCCACAAGGCGCGGCGCAAGACGGAGCGGGCCGCGTTCGCGGAGCGCCGGGAGAAGGCGATTGCTGAGGGGCACAAGCCGCCGGATGAACCGCTGGAACAAGTCACGGCGCTGCCAGACGGGACGGAAGTGAAATACCAGCGGGCCGAGTGGAAGAAGAACGCGCTCCGCCATTCGTATATTTCCTATCGCCTGGCGGAGATCCATGACGTGGCCAAGGTGGCGTTGGAGGCGGGCAATTCGTCGCAAATCATTTTCCAGCACTACCGGGAACTGGTGCGGGAAAAGGATGCGAAGGCGTGGTTTGGCATCGTGCCGGGTGGTGACAAAGGACAAAAAAATGAAAGAACCAAATGATGGCAAGGCGGGCGATCAGGAGGTCGCGAGATTGCGGGGACAGTTAAAAGAAGCGAGTGCTTTGCTCTCCGCGATCGCGGGCGCGGCGTTCCAACCCAGCGGAGAGGGAAGCAAGAAGGACGCGGTGAAGGCATTCATCTCGCGGCATGCTTGGAACATCCACGCCCGCGGAGAGGATATCATAACCATGTCGGGTGCGGGCCGAACTGGCGCTTTGCCAATCATCAACAGGGCCGCACTGGAGAGTTTGTTCTTCCTGGCGGCGGCGGCAATGAGGCCGGAATATGTATTCCAGAAAATCCTCCACGAAATTGCGGAATACAAAACACGCTACGCGTATCTCGAGGATAACAGCCATCAATTAGACGAGGCGGTGCGGCGCGAGTTGGA belongs to Verrucomicrobiia bacterium and includes:
- the accC gene encoding acetyl-CoA carboxylase biotin carboxylase subunit, whose protein sequence is MFEKVLVANRGEIAVRIIRACKELNIRTVAVYSEADVNSMHVQLADEAICIGKAPASESYLRIDRIISAAEIADVDAIHPGYGFLSENAHFAEVCESCNIRFIGPGPRAMNALEDKAISRALAKKAGVPLPPGSEGLVESEQDALTVAKRIGYPVMIKAVAGGGGRGMRAAHNDISLVKGFHTARTEAEKAFGNSGVYIEKFIENPHHIEFQILADQKGHIIHLGERDCSIQRRNQKVVEETPSPLIENKFRKLREKMGKAAVKIAEVANYTNAGTVEFIVDEQGNYYFLEVNKRIQVEHPITEEVTGIDLVRYQIMIAMGEPLKHTQSDIQFKGHAIECRINAEDPFDEFRPSPGRIEMYYQPGGRGVRVDTHTYAGYTIPPTYDSMISKLITYGRDRREAMDKMSRALGEYMISGIKTTISFQQAIMQDPNFRRGVYSTAFVEQLLTGARRELIEEKA
- the accB gene encoding acetyl-CoA carboxylase biotin carboxyl carrier protein yields the protein MDLKDIKAIIDLMKKNSVAEFEMEKEGFKIRLKRSGGSAPVAVGDDVPQISYVPQVVAAAPGAAAAAPAPVSSGIEIKSPMIGTFYRSPSPESAAYVEVGTEVGPDTVVCIIEAMKVMNEIKAEVKGVITEILIDNAKPVEFGQPMFKVRPL
- the aroQ gene encoding type II 3-dehydroquinate dehydratase produces the protein MKVLFLNGPNLNLLGQREPGVYGSLTLADIEAKVRRVAAERGVEIEFRQSNIEGELVTWIQQSKGSFDVIVFNAAAYTHTSVAIRDAITAVAVPTIEIHLSNVHAREEFRRESLIAPVCRGVIGGFGAESYVLGLFAAVIVIEKSK
- a CDS encoding O-antigen ligase family protein encodes the protein MAPSHNPGKIDDAVVLRLFLALFGVVLGLALLKFPNPPVLEQLVTTPTGFWEWILTAWPARYGRGLLCVIGLIGIFLVRRPARLPLPLLLLPLAWLVWVTLSVVWTLNAKVSNPTWLHLVACVGCFYAGLLVLGRVSKPWPFFLGLIGAFVVVLAAGWQQRWGGLQESRVYFFTYIYPTLKEVSPDLLKKMNSDRIFATLFYPNSLAGALLLLTPVVLGAIAVAKNRITAGARWFLAGVVGLGALGCLVWSGSKGGWLIALFLSVIAMFRLPTSRRIKIMIASGFLVLGLTGFLARYLGFFQRGATSVVARADYARAAWLNIRDHPLLGSGPGTFATVYEAVKPPDAEMTRLVHNDYLQQASDSGILAGLLFTALVVGVLFKTRTAWASRDWLVFGTWLGLLGFAVQATLEFGFYIPATAWCWFALAGWLLAQAGLRFDNPNADT
- a CDS encoding DNA polymerase III subunit; amino-acid sequence: MAFKDYPQGRHGVELLQRSLERGRLAHGYLFGGTELDDLEALARQLAKTLNCQQPVQRAANGAALDCCDACLACRKIEDGNHPDVHWVRPESKSRLIGVEQMRDLMHQINLKPTEAVWKVAVVVAADRLNTGSANAFLKTLEEPPARSIIILTTTEPDRILETIESRCLRLNFGGDGTKRFGPAQMDWLERFAQLAAREQKSLLARYQLLGSLLQELNVMRETVKETVSARSPLGKYADADKALREKWEDELNAAVEAEYRRQRNDWLGVLQWWLRDVWLLTLGAEKELLSFPQVLASQEVAARLTSTQSMDNLHVVERTQRLLHTNVQEALALEVGLLELSF
- a CDS encoding Gfo/Idh/MocA family oxidoreductase; amino-acid sequence: MKTVRLGIIGMGNIGRFHAGNVRAGRVSQCELVAICSRQPAVRADFKTAAAFDDADQLIHSGLVDAVLIATPHWQHSEIGMAALAAGLHVMVEKPVAAHKADAERFITAHQKNSRCVFSVMSQLRAEPRYQAIRELLQSGALGSLVRVSWINTDWFRPEAYYQSSAWRATWRGEGGGVLLNQSLHNLDLLQWLVGMPARVRGFCHFGRFHDIEVEDDVTACLEWADGATGTFVASTGEAPGTNRLEISGTCGRLRLEEDKLWLTENDCDAVAFSRSTDQAFGRPGATTREVPFANAPQPHAVLLQNFVNAILHGEPLMAPGEDGIHAVELANAIVYSSLQDRTVELPLDAAAWAAQLDRLTAGSTAAKKVGRPVAGDVARSFKR
- a CDS encoding DUF554 family protein, whose product is MNALLLLGTLINSGAIVLGTGVGCLRKRPFSVENQFFLKAVLGAAAAFAGVWLTWKSLNGTPGHILWQLAVVLLAMVLGKVVGRLLQLQKLSNRLGQFARRRIAAATPGRGGGYSDGVNVCSALFCAAPLGILGAISESLGAGPLPLLIKAVMDGLAAFSFVALFGWTVALSALPVLAFQGTISLAVGLLALPWLSAHHLVDPVNATVGLLIFAVSLLIFEVRRVEVADYLPSLIWAPLLTLWLA
- a CDS encoding DUF5677 domain-containing protein, with product MKEPNDGKAGDQEVARLRGQLKEASALLSAIAGAAFQPSGEGSKKDAVKAFISRHAWNIHARGEDIITMSGAGRTGALPIINRAALESLFFLAAAAMRPEYVFQKILHEIAEYKTRYAYLEDNSHQLDEAVRRELDEFEQGVRATAQRTVTEAIAPRKCSALDAAQQAGMEELYRMHYWGTSNTVHANIFGLQTEEDREAEDVAQDLVFCVFMQIKTGEILNSAYCGRDDFKKRIAAINGGGFTE